The genomic interval ACGCCGCAGCATCCCTCCCATGGAAACAACGCTACCGACAGCAGATGTCGCCCAGAACGGGCGCTGACGGATGAGGTGACAGCCTACCGATGGTCGCTGCGGCCGAAACTACCCTGCAAGGCTTGCTGGAAGGCGCAAAGCAGTATCAGGTACCGCTGTATCAGCGCACTTATTCATGGATGGAGCACCAACTGGAGCGGCTCTGGCACGACCTTGTCCGGCTTTCCGACGACCGGCTTGAGAACCCTAAAGCGACCCACTTCATCGGATCCCTGGTGCTGGCGCCGAGTCCTGACAACGGTCCGGCTGGCGTACAGAACTTCCTGGTGGTGGACGGTCAGCAACGGTTGACCACCCTTTCACTACTGCTCTGCGCGATCCGCGACCATCGGATGGCCGTCGACGGTGCCGAACACCGCGACCGGCTCAATGATCAGTATCTGATCAACCGGTACAACCCGAACCGACGGTTGAAGCTCGTACCGACCCAGGCCGACCTGGACGCCTACGTAGCCTGCCTCGACTCCTCGGCACAGGCGGGCCAGGGCCCGGTCGGAGCAGCGTACGAGTTCTTCCGCGACAGGCTGGCCGAGCCGGAGAACGCAGCGCAAATCGAGCGCCTCGAGGAGGCGGTGATCTTCGGACTTGGGTTGGTCTCCGTAACCGCACAGGCCGGCGACAATGTTTATCGGATCTTCGAGTCATTGAACAATACTGGGCTCAAACTGACCCAGGCGGACCTGCTACGCAACTACCTGTTCATGCGACTGCCGACCCGTAGCCAAACCGTCTACAATGCACACTGGCTGCCGCTACAGGAACAGCTCAGCTCTGCCGAACTAGAGACCTTGTTCTGGTTAGACCTGGTCCACCGGGAGCCACGGGTCACTCAGGGCGACACGTACGTACGCCAGCAAGCCTGGCTCGATCGGTTTGCTACCGAAGACGAGATCGAGGCCGAGGTGCGCCGCTTTGCTCGACTCGGTGCTCTGTTGCGGCTCATCCTGCAGCCGGATGAGGAGAAGGACCCGGACGTACGTTACCGGCTCGCGCGCTTGAACTCCTGGGGAACCACCACGGTTTACCCAGTGCTGCTACACCTACTCGATCGCCGCAGCCTCGGCACCGCGACCGATGGACAGGTCGCCAGAGCACTCCACTACCTGGAAAGCTTCCTCGTCCGACGTCTGCTGATCGGCCGGGCTACCGCCAACATCAACCGCAACCTGATGTCGATCGTCACGGAGATGGACAAGCATCTGCCGGTCGACCAGGCGGTGCACGCCTACCTGTCGGCTGGGCGCAAGTACTACGCCACCGACAACGACGTCCGACATGCCGTCCGATCGCTGCCCTTCTACACCAATGGGCGGGCAGCCCAGCGATCCCTGGTGCTGCGCTGGCTCGAAGAGTCGTACGGCAGCAAGGAACCGGTCTCGGCTGGCAAACTGACCATCGAGCACGTTCTTCCGCAAAGCCTCAATCCCGAATGGCGGCAGATGCTCGCCACCGACCTCGAACCATCCGAGGATGTCGCCGAGGTCCACGCCTCACTGGTGCACACTCTAGGAAATCTGACTCTGACCGGTTACAACACCGAACTGGGCAACAGCCCATTCGCAGTCAAGAAGGTGCAGTTAACCAAGAGCGGCGTGCAGCTCACGCAGGATATCGTGGCGTGTGAACGCTGGGGTCGGCCGCAGATTCACGCCCGCGCGGACGCGCTCGCCGAACGCATCATCAAGTACTGGCCAGGGCCGACCTCCGTGGCAACCGATCAGAACGAGGTGCGCTGGGATCTGATGACACAGGCACTCGCCGCGCTGCCGGCCGGCTCCTGGACGACATACGGCGATCTGGCCGCCCTGATCGGCACGGCTCCGCAGCCTGTCGGCAATCGCCTGCGGGCCGTGCCGCTTCCCAACGCTCACCGGGTGTTGCAGGCCGAGGGCACCGTCTCAGAAGGTTTTCAATGGCCCGACGGCCGCACCGACGACCCGATCGCGGTACTGACCGCCGAAGGCGTCAAGTTCGACGAACGTGAGAAGGCCGACCCGTCTCAGCGGATCGACCTCGAGGAGCTGGCACAGCTGACCGGTGTGGCGCCGGACGAGCTTCCGAAACGGACTCCCAGGCAGCGGCCGGGCGAGGGACAGTCCCTGGCTGAACAGTTCGTCGAGCAGCTCAACGTGTTGCAGAACAGTCGGGCTGCCGCGGCTACGCTGGTGTTGCTGGATCGGTGGACCGAGTTGGGCGGCACTCTCTTGTATGGGGGCGGCGCGGAGACTTCCTGTTTCCTCATGGCCCGAGAGCGGGGTCATCGCGACGGTGACATCTGGCCCGCGACCATCTACCCGAGTGGCAGGTTTGAGGTCGTCTTCCAACATCTGAGCATCCGTACCCCTTTCGATGACACCGCGCTGCGGGAACAATTGCGACAGCGGCTCAACCAGCTGCCAGGAGTCGCCATCGCAACCGCGAAGCTGACCCTGCGACCAGCCTTTCCGTTGACCGTTCTCACCGACCGCGAGGCCCTCGAAGCATTGGTCGAGCACCTGGGTTGGTTCTACGAGCAGGCACATCGAGCCGACGAGAACGAGGTCATCACGGTCTAGTCCTCGCAGGCACAACCCGGTCCATTCGCCGGGCGTGCAGACGCGGCGCTCGCGGCTACACGCCCGGCGGCTGGCCATAGGGTGTGAGTGGGGCGGGCGGGACTCGAACCCGCGACCGAGGGATTATGAGTCCCCTGCTCTAACCTGCTGAGCTACCGCCCCGCAACGGGCGCCGGGATAGTAACCCGGCACGGCGTCGACCGGCCACCGACATGCGGCGCCCACCAGTGAAGATCGAGTCAGCCCTCTCCGGCCCACCGGATCGCTCGCCGGTTCGGCACCGCCCCGACGGTTCCGGCACGGCGAGGATACCAATCGGGATCGACATCGCGGCGACGCCGAGCGGGCGGCCGGGTCCGCGCCCGGCAGGGGGAGGTCAACCGCGCAGGTACCCGTTGATAGCGCCGGCCGCCCGCCAGCCGCTGGCCAGGGCACCCTGCACGGAGGGGCTCGCCCGGTGGTCCCCGGCCACGAAGATCCCCTCCCCCAGCGCCACCGGCTTGCGCAGCCGCCCCTGCGGTGCCGGCGCGGCGGGCAGCGCCTCCGGCACCGGGACCGTGGTCAGGTGCTCCCAGTCGTCGACCGGGCGGCCGTAGAGCCGGGCCAGCTCGGCCCGGACCACCGGCTCGGGCGGCACCATCGGCCCGGCCACCGAGGTCGCCACCAGGTGCCGCCCGGCCGGGGCGTACGTCGGCGCGGCGTGGCTGACCACCACCGTGTTGGCGATCAGTTCCCGCCGGTCCCCGTCGAGCAGCAGGATCGGCTCGGCCAGCGGCGGCTCGGCCGTGGAGTGGTAGTAGGTGGTCAGGCTCTGCATGCGGATCCGGCGCAGCGGCGGCAGCAGGGCGGTCGCGGTGCCCGGGTCGGTGGCGACGAGTACGGCCCGGCAGCGGACCGCCCCGGCCGAGGTGCGGACCAGTCCGGGCCGCAGCGACGTGGCGGAGACGCCGAGCGCGATCAGCGACTCCGGCAGCGGGGTGGCGACCGCCTCGGGCAGTGCCGCGATCCCGCCGGCCGGCAGCCCGATCCGGCCCCGGGCGAACGACCGGACGATCATCGCGAAGACGTGGCTGGAGGTGTGCAGCTCCCGCTCGCCGAAGACTCCGGAGAGGAACGGCCGGAGGAGTTCCTCGACGATCCGGTCGGAGAGCCCGGCCCGGCGCAGCGCCGTCTCGGTGCTGGTCTCCGGGGCCGCGAGCAGCCGGTCCACCGGAAGGCTCGCACAGCGGGCCGCCAGCGCCGCCAGCCGGAGCCGGTCCGTGGCCCGTCCGACGCTACTGATCCGGCGTACGTCCGCGAGCCGCCCGCCGACGACCCGGTCGACATCGTCGCCCGCCGGTACGTTTCCGAGCCGCCCGAGCCCGGCCGCGTCGGCGAGGCCGGTCAGCACCGTACGGGCCGCGCCGAACGGGTCCCGCAGCGGGTGGACCATCCGGTGCAGGGTCTCGCCCCGGCGCACCAGTACGCCCTGGGTGAAGTAGCCGAGTCCCAGCGAGGTCAGGTCCACCAGCGCCGAGAGCCGCGGGTACCCGGTGTTCACCACCTGGAAGCCGCGATCGATCAGGTAGCCGTCCACCGCCTCCGTGCCGACCCGGCCGCCGAGCCGCTCGGCGGCCTCGACCAGCAGCCACGGCGTACCGGCCCGGTGCAGTCGACGGGCGGCGGCGAGCCCGGCCAATCCGCCACCGACGATCAC from Plantactinospora sp. BC1 carries:
- a CDS encoding FAD-dependent oxidoreductase, which translates into the protein MPAQTDVVIVGGGLAGLAAARRLHRAGTPWLLVEAAERLGGRVGTEAVDGYLIDRGFQVVNTGYPRLSALVDLTSLGLGYFTQGVLVRRGETLHRMVHPLRDPFGAARTVLTGLADAAGLGRLGNVPAGDDVDRVVGGRLADVRRISSVGRATDRLRLAALAARCASLPVDRLLAAPETSTETALRRAGLSDRIVEELLRPFLSGVFGERELHTSSHVFAMIVRSFARGRIGLPAGGIAALPEAVATPLPESLIALGVSATSLRPGLVRTSAGAVRCRAVLVATDPGTATALLPPLRRIRMQSLTTYYHSTAEPPLAEPILLLDGDRRELIANTVVVSHAAPTYAPAGRHLVATSVAGPMVPPEPVVRAELARLYGRPVDDWEHLTTVPVPEALPAAPAPQGRLRKPVALGEGIFVAGDHRASPSVQGALASGWRAAGAINGYLRG
- a CDS encoding DUF262 domain-containing protein; the protein is MVAAAETTLQGLLEGAKQYQVPLYQRTYSWMEHQLERLWHDLVRLSDDRLENPKATHFIGSLVLAPSPDNGPAGVQNFLVVDGQQRLTTLSLLLCAIRDHRMAVDGAEHRDRLNDQYLINRYNPNRRLKLVPTQADLDAYVACLDSSAQAGQGPVGAAYEFFRDRLAEPENAAQIERLEEAVIFGLGLVSVTAQAGDNVYRIFESLNNTGLKLTQADLLRNYLFMRLPTRSQTVYNAHWLPLQEQLSSAELETLFWLDLVHREPRVTQGDTYVRQQAWLDRFATEDEIEAEVRRFARLGALLRLILQPDEEKDPDVRYRLARLNSWGTTTVYPVLLHLLDRRSLGTATDGQVARALHYLESFLVRRLLIGRATANINRNLMSIVTEMDKHLPVDQAVHAYLSAGRKYYATDNDVRHAVRSLPFYTNGRAAQRSLVLRWLEESYGSKEPVSAGKLTIEHVLPQSLNPEWRQMLATDLEPSEDVAEVHASLVHTLGNLTLTGYNTELGNSPFAVKKVQLTKSGVQLTQDIVACERWGRPQIHARADALAERIIKYWPGPTSVATDQNEVRWDLMTQALAALPAGSWTTYGDLAALIGTAPQPVGNRLRAVPLPNAHRVLQAEGTVSEGFQWPDGRTDDPIAVLTAEGVKFDEREKADPSQRIDLEELAQLTGVAPDELPKRTPRQRPGEGQSLAEQFVEQLNVLQNSRAAAATLVLLDRWTELGGTLLYGGGAETSCFLMARERGHRDGDIWPATIYPSGRFEVVFQHLSIRTPFDDTALREQLRQRLNQLPGVAIATAKLTLRPAFPLTVLTDREALEALVEHLGWFYEQAHRADENEVITV